A genome region from Oncorhynchus gorbuscha isolate QuinsamMale2020 ecotype Even-year linkage group LG26, OgorEven_v1.0, whole genome shotgun sequence includes the following:
- the LOC124016143 gene encoding osteocalcin 2b, which yields MKSLTLLTICAVLSVSLSMNDLALDVVLDPAPDPAAEPAPAADSSASSSASSSSSSASDSSASASDSSDSDSSSSSSSSSSSESASAEATAEDPAAATEPEMIMKRDLASVLLRRKRAAGPAAAAFTLTQVESLSEVCELNLACEHMAETAGIVAAYVAYYGPPPF from the exons ATGAAGTCTCTGACTCTCCTGACCATTTGTGCCGttctgtcggtctctctgtccATGAACG ATCTGGCTCTTGATGTGGTTCTCGATCCTGCTCCTGATCCTGCCGCTGAACCAGCACCAGCCGCAGACTCCTCCGCATCTTCATcagcttcctcctcttcctcctcggcTTCCGACTCATCAGCCTCTGCCTCAGACTCCTCGGACTCGgactcttcctcatcctcttcctcgtCGTCTTCTTCAGAGTCAGCAAGTGCTGAAG ctacGGCAGAGGACCCAGCTGCAGCTACAGAGCCAGAGATGATTATGAAGAGAGACCTGGCCTCAGTGTTGCTGAGGAGGAAGAGGGCGGCTGGACCTGCAGCGGCTGCCTTCACCCTCACCCAGGTGGAGAG TCTGAGTGAGGTGTGCGAGCTCAACCTGGCCTGTGAGCACATGGCGGAGACAGCAGGCATCGTTGCAGCATACGTTGCATACTATGGACCACCTCCCTTCTAA